A single region of the Oceaniferula marina genome encodes:
- a CDS encoding pirin family protein, with amino-acid sequence MELAKTSHSGHIPSMTSSTQRTPEKIPLPDSIRIRRSDDRGHINHGWLDARHSFSFGNYYDPDHMGFGSLRVINDDRIAPGKGFDMHPHSAMEIFTYIISGELEHRDSMGNGRIIKAGEFQYMSAGDGVMHSESNPSTEQSVHLLQIWITPNQSGGPPLYADMDTNALKKKNSLSLFASRDGRNGSQTMRQNAEIFFGHLESGAKPFVPPQSPFDQHYLHLIKGQLDLAGHTLHQGDAAMIHGATPGIVANEDAEFLYFNLSSTNQPQK; translated from the coding sequence ATGGAATTAGCCAAAACCAGCCATTCGGGACATATTCCAAGTATGACTTCAAGCACACAGCGAACCCCAGAAAAGATTCCATTGCCTGACTCCATCAGGATTCGGCGTTCCGATGATCGCGGACATATCAACCACGGCTGGCTCGATGCCCGCCATAGCTTTTCCTTCGGCAATTACTACGACCCGGACCACATGGGCTTTGGAAGTCTGCGGGTCATCAATGACGACCGTATTGCTCCGGGCAAAGGCTTTGATATGCATCCCCATTCGGCCATGGAAATATTTACTTACATCATTTCAGGAGAACTGGAACACCGGGACTCCATGGGAAATGGCCGAATCATCAAAGCCGGCGAGTTCCAATATATGTCCGCAGGCGATGGAGTCATGCACTCCGAATCCAATCCCTCGACAGAACAAAGCGTTCACTTGCTTCAAATCTGGATCACACCAAACCAATCTGGTGGGCCCCCTCTCTATGCCGACATGGATACCAACGCCCTGAAAAAGAAAAACAGCCTGAGTCTCTTTGCCTCTCGAGATGGCAGAAACGGATCCCAAACCATGCGACAGAATGCCGAAATCTTTTTTGGCCATCTCGAGAGTGGAGCAAAACCGTTCGTCCCACCGCAATCACCATTTGACCAACACTACCTTCACCTGATCAAAGGCCAACTCGACCTCGCCGGACACACGCTTCATCAGGGGGATGCAGCCATGATCCATGGAGCTACCCCTGGTATCGTCGCCAACGAAGATGCCGAGTTCCTTTATTTCAATCTCTCATCAACAAACCAACCACAAAAATAA
- a CDS encoding NADPH-dependent FMN reductase translates to MNILSIGASSSSKSINQQFADYAASTIEHAKRSSYPLRGIQMPIYSEDEESQHGIPQEAQQFLDTIHAHDAVILSLAEHNGSYTAAFKNLLDWTSRINQTLWSEKPMLLLSTSPGARGGSSVLAAATASFPHLGANIVATMSLPSFYENFGEDGITNNDLASQLNQAVNELIQSVTTS, encoded by the coding sequence ATGAACATCCTATCCATCGGAGCTTCAAGCAGCTCCAAATCCATCAACCAACAATTCGCAGACTACGCAGCATCCACAATAGAACATGCCAAGCGTAGCAGCTATCCTCTCCGGGGAATTCAGATGCCCATCTACAGTGAAGATGAGGAATCACAACATGGCATTCCGCAAGAAGCGCAACAATTTCTCGATACCATCCACGCCCATGACGCCGTCATTCTCTCACTAGCAGAGCACAATGGATCGTACACAGCCGCATTCAAAAACCTGCTCGATTGGACCTCACGTATCAACCAAACCTTATGGTCGGAAAAACCCATGCTCCTGCTAAGCACCTCTCCCGGAGCACGCGGAGGGTCGTCGGTTTTGGCGGCGGCAACAGCAAGCTTCCCCCACCTGGGAGCCAACATCGTCGCAACGATGAGCTTACCCAGTTTTTATGAAAATTTCGGCGAGGATGGCATTACGAACAACGACCTCGCATCCCAACTCAACCAAGCCGTCAACGAGCTTATTCAATCTGTCACCACATCGT